One Parageobacillus sp. KH3-4 genomic region harbors:
- a CDS encoding ABC transporter permease, with protein MYIVKRLFTMIVTIWLIATLTFIIMKSIPGDPFASDANVLPEEVLQNIRAKYNLDKPLPVQYVLYMKNLLTFDLGPSIQSETRDVNTLIADGFPVSAVLGLQSLVIALLFGILLGIIAALNHNRLLDHVAMFLAIIGISVPSFILAPLLIKYFAVEWKLLPVASWGTWAHSILPSIALATTPMAVIARFMRSSMLEVMRQNYIKTAEAKGLSPVAIVIKHGIRNAILPVITFIGPLFAVLITGTFVIEKIFAIPGLGKYFVDSIFNRDYPVILGTTVFFSTILVITLFLVDISYRLIDPRIKLTSKGD; from the coding sequence ATGTACATTGTCAAGCGCCTGTTTACAATGATTGTTACGATTTGGCTCATCGCTACGTTGACATTTATTATTATGAAATCTATTCCTGGCGATCCGTTTGCCTCAGACGCCAACGTATTACCAGAGGAAGTATTGCAAAATATTAGAGCGAAATATAACTTGGATAAACCGTTGCCTGTTCAGTATGTGCTATATATGAAAAATTTATTAACGTTTGATTTAGGGCCATCGATTCAGTCGGAAACAAGAGATGTCAATACATTGATTGCTGATGGATTCCCTGTTTCTGCCGTTCTCGGATTGCAATCGTTGGTGATTGCGCTTCTGTTTGGAATACTGCTAGGCATTATTGCTGCGTTAAACCATAATAGATTGCTTGATCATGTGGCCATGTTTTTGGCGATTATCGGTATTTCCGTTCCTAGTTTTATTTTGGCGCCTTTGCTAATCAAATATTTCGCAGTTGAATGGAAGTTATTACCTGTAGCATCTTGGGGAACATGGGCTCATTCGATTTTGCCATCCATCGCTTTAGCCACTACCCCAATGGCAGTCATTGCCCGTTTTATGCGCTCTAGCATGTTGGAAGTAATGCGGCAAAATTATATTAAAACAGCGGAAGCAAAAGGACTGTCTCCTGTAGCCATTGTTATTAAGCATGGTATCCGAAATGCGATTTTACCAGTAATTACATTTATTGGTCCATTATTTGCTGTTTTAATTACAGGCACCTTTGTGATCGAGAAAATTTTTGCCATACCAGGGCTTGGAAAATATTTTGTCGACAGCATTTTTAACCGTGACTATCCTGTTATTTTAGGAACGACCGTGTTTTTTAGCACGATTCTAGTCATTACGTTGTTTCTCGTCGATATTTCTTACCGTTTGATTGATCCAAGAATCAAGTTAACGAGTAAGGGGGATTAA
- a CDS encoding M55 family metallopeptidase → MKIFISADMEGISGVATNQQLKTNSEYQRFRKLMTQDVNAAIEGAFLGGATEVVVADGHGNMSNILIEELDPRARLISGSNRVMCQLEGLDDSFDGIMFVGHHGRENGSERTVISHSLAGICVNEIKINGRVVGETEMNAFVAGYYNVPAIFISGDDAYVNEVRKTLPHVEAAVVKRGIDRFAAELLHPIKAHELIKEKAKKAVQKAKQCPPLKIGGPVTFEIEFKGPNQATMTTTLPTVTLIGPRTITFTCDDIVTAYKHMWGCVIIAMTATNGVLGHVNAS, encoded by the coding sequence ATGAAAATTTTTATCTCAGCGGATATGGAAGGAATTTCAGGAGTTGCGACTAACCAGCAGCTAAAAACAAATAGCGAGTACCAGCGGTTTCGTAAGCTTATGACGCAAGATGTGAATGCAGCCATTGAGGGAGCATTTCTTGGAGGAGCAACGGAAGTGGTGGTTGCTGATGGACATGGAAATATGTCTAACATTCTCATTGAAGAATTAGATCCAAGAGCCCGGCTCATTTCCGGCAGCAATCGAGTCATGTGCCAGCTTGAGGGGCTTGACGACAGTTTTGACGGCATTATGTTTGTCGGCCACCATGGGCGTGAGAATGGTTCGGAAAGAACGGTCATCAGCCACAGTTTAGCGGGAATTTGTGTAAACGAAATTAAGATTAACGGCCGTGTTGTTGGCGAAACGGAAATGAATGCGTTCGTAGCTGGTTATTACAACGTTCCTGCCATTTTTATTTCAGGCGACGATGCATATGTCAACGAAGTCCGCAAAACATTGCCGCATGTGGAAGCGGCGGTAGTAAAACGCGGGATTGACCGTTTTGCGGCGGAATTGCTCCATCCTATAAAAGCACATGAACTGATTAAAGAGAAAGCGAAAAAGGCCGTGCAAAAAGCAAAGCAATGTCCGCCGTTGAAAATCGGGGGGCCTGTCACATTCGAAATCGAATTTAAAGGGCCAAATCAAGCAACGATGACCACAACGCTTCCAACAGTCACATTAATAGGGCCTCGGACCATTACGTTTACATGTGATGATATTGTCACCGCTTATAAGCATATGTGGGGATGTGTCATCATTGCGATGACAGCGACAAATGGAGTATTAGGCCATGTGAATGCTTCATGA
- a CDS encoding AsnC family transcriptional regulator yields the protein MKYEIDELDRQIIKLLSNDGRMSFTEIASRLNVTEKTIRTRYKNLVDHEILEVVGVVNPIAIGIRAGAIIQLKVEPQKLSDVIGRLKEMKEVRYITLTSGCYQLLIQIAVPSQDEITDVVKTLNNIRGIIEMNTIIQLEVYKNTFDYI from the coding sequence ATGAAGTACGAAATTGATGAACTGGATAGACAAATTATTAAATTATTATCTAATGATGGAAGAATGTCGTTCACAGAAATTGCTAGTAGATTGAATGTAACAGAAAAGACCATTCGGACAAGATACAAAAACTTGGTTGATCATGAGATTCTCGAAGTAGTGGGAGTGGTCAATCCGATTGCGATCGGAATTCGGGCAGGGGCCATCATTCAACTAAAAGTGGAGCCACAAAAATTGTCGGATGTCATTGGTCGATTAAAAGAAATGAAAGAGGTCCGCTATATTACGTTAACCTCTGGATGTTATCAGCTTTTAATCCAAATCGCGGTTCCGAGTCAAGATGAGATTACAGATGTGGTAAAGACATTAAATAACATTCGCGGAATTATTGAAATGAATACCATTATACAACTAGAAGTGTATAAAAATACGTTTGATTACATTTAA
- a CDS encoding amidohydrolase — translation MIVIHGGTLLVGNGQKIENACIVVENGKIKEVGHQVRKRPFCHGAHIIDATGKFITPGLIDVHTHLGIHEEGIGKEGHDFNEISSPATPHVRAIDGINPKDKGFDDARRAGVTTVQVMPGSANVIGGEMVVIKTVGQTVDEMVVRNPSGMKAAFGENPKRVYGDKGKLPTTRMGIAALFREQFIQAQTYLQKVESGKEVDRDLKMENLAKVLKKEMPLRVHAHRADDIMTVIRLAKEFGFAYTIEHCTEGHHVARYLAENGIQVSVGPTMSTRSKVELADKGWHTLLALRDAGVPFSITTDHPVVGIEHLMTSAILAVKHGLEESFALQAITLNAAKHLGIDDRVGSVEARKDADIVIWSGDPFDLRQNVEVTMINGRIVFQRD, via the coding sequence ATGATTGTCATTCATGGCGGCACACTGTTAGTAGGAAACGGGCAAAAAATCGAAAATGCCTGCATTGTCGTAGAAAACGGGAAAATTAAAGAGGTCGGGCATCAAGTGCGAAAACGTCCCTTCTGTCATGGTGCTCATATCATTGATGCGACAGGAAAATTTATTACACCAGGCTTAATTGACGTTCATACCCATCTTGGCATCCATGAAGAAGGCATTGGAAAAGAAGGACATGACTTTAATGAAATTAGTTCTCCAGCTACTCCCCACGTGAGAGCGATCGATGGAATTAATCCAAAAGATAAAGGATTTGATGATGCGAGAAGAGCAGGAGTAACCACTGTGCAAGTGATGCCGGGAAGCGCTAACGTCATTGGCGGAGAAATGGTGGTTATCAAAACAGTGGGGCAAACCGTTGATGAAATGGTCGTGAGAAACCCTTCAGGAATGAAGGCGGCTTTTGGTGAAAATCCAAAACGGGTCTATGGAGACAAAGGAAAACTCCCAACAACAAGAATGGGAATTGCCGCTCTGTTTCGCGAACAGTTTATTCAAGCGCAAACGTATCTGCAAAAAGTAGAGAGCGGAAAAGAAGTCGATCGTGATTTAAAAATGGAAAATCTAGCAAAAGTATTAAAAAAAGAAATGCCGCTGCGCGTTCACGCACACCGTGCAGATGACATTATGACGGTGATTCGTTTGGCAAAAGAGTTTGGTTTTGCGTATACGATTGAGCATTGCACCGAAGGTCACCATGTCGCCCGTTACCTCGCAGAAAACGGAATACAGGTGTCCGTCGGTCCAACCATGTCTACCCGTTCAAAAGTTGAGCTTGCCGATAAAGGTTGGCATACACTGCTTGCTTTACGCGATGCCGGAGTGCCTTTTTCGATTACAACAGACCACCCTGTCGTCGGCATTGAACATTTAATGACAAGCGCGATTCTTGCGGTCAAACACGGATTAGAGGAATCCTTTGCCCTGCAGGCGATTACATTAAATGCCGCAAAACATTTAGGAATCGATGATCGCGTTGGTTCGGTGGAAGCCAGGAAAGACGCGGACATTGTTATTTGGAGCGGCGACCCATTCGATTTGCGGCAAAACGTAGAAGTGACGATGATTAACGGACGTATCGTATTTCAAAGAGACTAA
- a CDS encoding enoyl-CoA hydratase, with translation METVVLSFSGNVAVLELNRPDSLNAMNEQMLQELLEALRQIEQSDALIVLIRGKGRGFSAGGDIKTMLNADEPERFPEIMNNIQEVIMMLYSMPKIVVSVVHGPAAGLGLSFALASDYIIATKEARLAMNFIGIGLIPDGGGHFLLAKRVGQVKAKHIIWEGKLMNAEEAYELGIVDIIVDDEAKAEEKIAEWQAKPLQAMIATKKLYVNLTKDELLKVLQFETEEQQKMRQTEDHREGVRAFLEKRKPKFQGR, from the coding sequence ATGGAAACAGTCGTTCTTTCATTTTCGGGAAATGTGGCGGTATTGGAGCTGAACCGTCCGGATTCGTTAAACGCGATGAATGAACAAATGTTACAGGAGCTGCTCGAAGCGTTGCGCCAAATTGAGCAAAGCGATGCGCTGATCGTTCTTATTCGCGGAAAAGGAAGAGGATTTTCCGCTGGCGGCGATATTAAAACGATGCTAAATGCAGACGAACCAGAAAGATTTCCTGAGATCATGAACAACATTCAAGAAGTTATTATGATGTTATACAGCATGCCGAAAATCGTCGTTTCTGTCGTCCATGGGCCAGCGGCAGGGCTGGGGCTAAGCTTTGCTTTAGCGAGCGATTATATCATCGCAACGAAAGAAGCGCGCCTGGCGATGAACTTTATCGGCATCGGACTGATTCCAGACGGAGGCGGACATTTTCTTTTGGCGAAGCGAGTCGGGCAAGTCAAGGCGAAGCATATCATTTGGGAAGGAAAACTGATGAATGCCGAAGAAGCGTATGAACTCGGCATTGTCGACATAATTGTTGACGATGAAGCTAAAGCTGAGGAAAAAATCGCCGAATGGCAGGCAAAACCGCTGCAGGCGATGATCGCGACGAAGAAGCTGTACGTCAATTTGACAAAAGATGAATTGCTAAAAGTGCTTCAGTTCGAAACAGAGGAACAGCAAAAAATGCGGCAAACGGAAGATCATCGCGAAGGAGTGCGCGCTTTTTTAGAAAAAAGGAAGCCGAAGTTTCAGGGGAGATAA